A DNA window from Dethiosulfovibrio faecalis contains the following coding sequences:
- the iorA gene encoding indolepyruvate ferredoxin oxidoreductase subunit alpha — MSKRSILLGNEAIARGIVEAGCEIATAYPGTPSSEILPAVAAYSDQLGTKTAVEWGANEKVAYEMAVSASFGGKRTCCIMKQVGLNVAADPFMSTAHFDLKGGFLLVVSDDPGPHSSQTEQDSRYFAMFAKVPCFDPSTAEEAKEMVFDAYDLSEKHGIVTMLRPTGKVDHARQDVPLRDEVLPPRKDEFKKDPKRWVCLPAGVKVNHPRLNDKNDAIRNEFEEDYGKYNYVVPAKGTVRLGIIAGGTTFAFLSDMIRTSGRDDIEILKIGTPVPLPVKLCDEFIARHEKVLVLEQTYPVIETQLNDRTKIMGRWNGFVPRAGELLPELIEGIIAECLGDKVETSIDEDVRSAMEEMHVTPRPPMLCPGCPHRASFFAIRKALPKAINPSDIGCYTLGIMQKGVDSAIDMGAAVTAASGFYLASKVDGEERPVVATIGDSTFFHSGLTGLASAVYNRHAFVLAILDNRITAMTGGQSSPNVGTKLRKGDQGVQIDLEQVCRGCGVSYIKTVEAYDVNENVDVVKDAWAYAWENKEPAVLIFKHPCITILKEPPTPRPVRVDPEVCIGCKYCITSFNCPGLVFDESSKKAYIDERYCVNCGVCMSVCPHGAIVSREEA, encoded by the coding sequence TTGAGCAAGAGAAGCATATTGTTAGGTAACGAGGCCATAGCGAGGGGCATCGTGGAGGCCGGATGCGAGATAGCCACTGCCTATCCAGGAACGCCTTCTTCCGAGATCCTTCCTGCCGTAGCAGCCTATTCGGACCAATTGGGAACTAAGACCGCGGTCGAATGGGGAGCTAACGAGAAGGTAGCCTATGAGATGGCGGTGTCGGCCTCCTTCGGAGGAAAGAGGACTTGCTGTATCATGAAGCAGGTCGGACTCAACGTGGCGGCCGATCCGTTTATGAGCACCGCTCATTTTGACCTCAAGGGCGGATTCCTGCTCGTGGTGTCCGATGATCCCGGTCCCCACAGTTCCCAGACGGAGCAGGATAGCCGTTATTTCGCCATGTTCGCCAAGGTTCCATGCTTCGATCCGTCGACCGCCGAGGAGGCGAAGGAGATGGTCTTCGATGCCTACGACCTCTCTGAGAAACACGGTATCGTAACCATGCTTCGTCCTACCGGCAAGGTGGACCACGCCAGACAGGACGTCCCCCTGAGGGACGAGGTCTTGCCGCCTAGGAAGGACGAGTTCAAGAAAGACCCTAAAAGATGGGTGTGTCTCCCCGCCGGAGTCAAGGTAAATCACCCCAGACTGAACGATAAAAACGATGCCATACGGAACGAATTCGAGGAAGACTACGGAAAATACAACTACGTCGTGCCAGCTAAAGGTACCGTCCGTCTGGGCATCATCGCCGGAGGCACCACCTTTGCCTTCCTCTCCGACATGATCCGGACCAGCGGCAGGGACGACATAGAGATCCTCAAGATAGGCACTCCCGTACCTCTTCCGGTCAAGCTGTGCGATGAGTTCATAGCCCGTCACGAAAAAGTGTTGGTCCTCGAGCAGACCTATCCTGTTATAGAGACCCAGCTGAACGACCGTACCAAGATAATGGGACGTTGGAACGGTTTCGTGCCGAGGGCGGGGGAGCTTCTGCCTGAGCTGATAGAGGGGATCATAGCTGAATGTCTTGGAGACAAGGTCGAGACGTCTATCGATGAGGACGTACGTTCGGCCATGGAGGAAATGCACGTAACCCCCAGACCTCCCATGCTGTGTCCCGGATGCCCTCACAGGGCCAGTTTCTTCGCGATCAGAAAGGCCCTGCCGAAGGCGATCAACCCCTCCGATATAGGGTGCTATACCTTGGGCATAATGCAGAAGGGAGTAGATAGCGCCATAGACATGGGGGCTGCCGTAACAGCTGCCTCCGGTTTTTACCTGGCCTCTAAGGTCGACGGGGAGGAACGTCCGGTGGTTGCCACCATAGGGGACTCTACCTTCTTCCACAGCGGCCTTACCGGTTTGGCCAGTGCGGTCTACAACCGTCATGCCTTCGTACTTGCTATACTGGACAACCGCATCACCGCCATGACCGGAGGACAGTCCAGTCCCAACGTCGGGACGAAACTGAGAAAGGGCGATCAGGGAGTTCAGATAGATCTGGAGCAGGTCTGTCGGGGTTGCGGTGTCTCCTATATCAAGACTGTCGAGGCCTACGACGTGAACGAGAACGTCGACGTAGTAAAGGATGCCTGGGCCTACGCTTGGGAGAACAAAGAACCGGCGGTCTTGATCTTCAAACATCCCTGTATAACCATCCTCAAGGAGCCTCCGACCCCGAGACCGGTAAGGGTGGATCCAGAGGTTTGCATAGGCTGTAAATACTGTATTACCTCCTTCAATTGTCCCGGGCTGGTTTTCGACGAGTCCTCCAAGAAGGCTTATATAGACGAGAGATACTGCGTCAACTGCGGTGTCTGTATGAGCGTGTGTCCCCACGGGGCCATAGTTTCGAGGGAGGAGGCCTAA
- a CDS encoding 2-oxoacid:acceptor oxidoreductase family protein: MQFVIVGTGGQGILFASKSLGHIAMEKGRSVVGSEVHGMAQRGGSVVSHFKVGEYLSPLVKVGEADVLLAFDQNEAVRNLHYLRDGGKLVVNLYDPEAFENDRLQSSLDRRKIEVHPVEGYSILKEHMGGRFLFLNVLILGAMCGAGVGGVSMDEMSQAIRDLAPARFVDENLKVLKLGYEAAR; this comes from the coding sequence ATGCAGTTCGTCATAGTAGGTACCGGAGGTCAGGGTATTCTTTTCGCCAGCAAGTCTTTGGGACACATCGCCATGGAAAAAGGGCGTAGCGTCGTAGGCAGCGAGGTTCACGGCATGGCACAGAGAGGGGGCTCGGTCGTGAGCCACTTCAAGGTAGGGGAATACCTCAGTCCTCTAGTGAAGGTAGGAGAGGCCGACGTACTGCTCGCCTTCGACCAGAACGAGGCGGTTAGAAACCTTCATTATCTGAGGGACGGAGGTAAACTTGTCGTCAACCTTTACGATCCCGAGGCCTTCGAAAACGACAGGCTTCAGAGCTCTCTGGATCGCCGTAAGATAGAGGTTCATCCTGTAGAGGGATACTCTATTCTCAAAGAACATATGGGAGGGCGGTTTCTTTTCCTGAACGTCCTGATCCTAGGGGCGATGTGCGGTGCTGGAGTAGGGGGCGTGTCGATGGACGAGATGAGTCAAGCCATAAGGGATCTTGCTCCCGCCCGTTTCGTCGATGAAAACCTGAAGGTTCTCAAGCTGGGGTATGAAGCTGCCAGATAA
- a CDS encoding type II secretion system protein gives MKLPDNGDEEEKKGAEAPFFLPLRAYTLLEVLIVSFLLSVGLGSVFLVISGENWRNYCAKDEAFRMTRWLTNRYQRSIMYRRPFYLIISKHGIDVDRIGLTWTNPIQKEIFRLKYCIVSRLGPYSLSFYSPIYRTLSPGMTLNIYTDTRKAPLGKIVLPVKGFPYMRWFRH, from the coding sequence ATGAAGCTGCCAGATAACGGCGACGAAGAGGAAAAAAAGGGGGCAGAGGCCCCCTTTTTTCTTCCCCTTCGGGCCTACACCTTGTTGGAGGTTCTGATCGTATCGTTTTTATTGTCCGTTGGGCTAGGGTCGGTTTTTTTAGTGATCTCCGGGGAAAACTGGAGAAATTACTGTGCCAAAGACGAGGCGTTCCGTATGACCCGATGGTTGACGAATCGTTATCAGCGGTCCATCATGTACCGTAGACCTTTCTATCTGATCATTTCCAAACACGGAATCGACGTGGACAGGATTGGCCTTACTTGGACGAATCCGATCCAGAAGGAGATATTCAGGCTAAAATACTGTATCGTGTCCAGGTTGGGACCTTACAGCCTGTCTTTTTATTCTCCGATCTACCGAACCTTGTCCCCTGGAATGACCCTTAATATATATACGGATACAAGGAAGGCTCCCCTGGGAAAGATCGTCCTTCCCGTAAAGGGTTTTCCGTATATGCGGTGGTTCCGACATTGA
- the lepB gene encoding signal peptidase I, translated as MAVKPWWRETIETILWAVVLALVIRTFVVQAFWIPSGSMIPTLLPGDRVLVCKFWYALQEPERGQIFVFKYPVDPKRDFVKRIIGLPGDRVAIRQGEVFINGDPIEEPYVGFPDAYIMDEVKVPEGHYFAMGDNRPNSQDSRFWGFVPEDNIRGPVFLRYWPIKRIGLVD; from the coding sequence ATGGCAGTAAAACCATGGTGGAGAGAGACCATCGAGACGATACTGTGGGCGGTAGTCCTTGCGTTGGTCATTCGTACCTTCGTGGTCCAGGCTTTCTGGATTCCTAGCGGCTCGATGATCCCTACCCTTTTACCTGGCGACAGGGTTTTGGTGTGCAAGTTTTGGTATGCCCTTCAGGAACCGGAAAGAGGACAAATTTTTGTATTCAAGTATCCGGTGGATCCCAAGAGGGACTTCGTAAAACGGATAATAGGGTTGCCGGGAGACAGGGTCGCCATAAGACAGGGGGAGGTTTTCATCAACGGAGACCCAATAGAGGAGCCCTACGTCGGTTTCCCCGACGCCTACATCATGGACGAGGTTAAGGTCCCGGAGGGGCATTACTTCGCTATGGGAGACAACAGGCCCAATTCTCAGGACAGTCGTTTTTGGGGCTTCGTCCCTGAGGACAACATAAGGGGGCCCGTTTTTCTTCGTTATTGGCCGATCAAGCGGATAGGTCTGGTGGACTGA